The following coding sequences are from one Pelagovum sp. HNIBRBA483 window:
- a CDS encoding response regulator: MDGTVLVADDDRTIRTVLTQALTRAGCKVHATSSMMTLMRWVEEGKGDLVISDVVMPDGNGLEQLPKIAEARPGLPVIIISAQNTIMTAIQAAEAEAYDYLPKPFDLPDLMKRAARALEVKRRAPSQRESIPDDRSTDLPLVGRTPAMQALYRVVARVMNAPLPVLITGESGTGKSLIARAIHDFSDRRNAPFVVVSASDLQGMDGPASVLARARSGSILFDEVGDLDDATQGRIVRMLDVLDDTSPRIMATSQDDLTTRIQNGTFREDLYYRLSGVTLAVPALRERVDDIPLLAEHFLLKAEKDGFPLRRLGREAVDLTRAYSWPGNVRQLENAMRRLVVTAAEEEITRAEMELMLSNQPAMEPLRGESEGDRLSASVGRHLRRYFDLHGGALPPPGLYQRILREVEGPLLEIALDATGGNQAKCADLLGINRNTLRKKITDLDIEVTRRRKLM, encoded by the coding sequence ATGGACGGGACCGTCTTGGTCGCTGATGATGACCGCACCATTCGTACTGTGCTCACCCAAGCGCTGACCCGCGCTGGATGCAAGGTACACGCCACCTCCTCCATGATGACCCTGATGCGCTGGGTCGAAGAGGGAAAAGGCGATCTGGTCATCTCGGATGTCGTCATGCCCGATGGCAACGGTCTTGAGCAGTTGCCAAAGATCGCCGAAGCGCGGCCAGGTCTGCCGGTGATCATCATCTCCGCTCAGAACACGATCATGACCGCCATTCAGGCCGCCGAGGCCGAGGCATATGACTACCTGCCTAAACCGTTCGACCTCCCCGATCTGATGAAGCGTGCGGCCCGTGCGTTAGAGGTCAAGCGCCGTGCGCCAAGCCAGCGCGAAAGTATCCCTGATGACCGCTCGACAGACCTACCGCTGGTCGGACGGACCCCAGCGATGCAGGCGCTCTACCGTGTCGTTGCGCGGGTGATGAACGCACCGTTGCCGGTTCTGATTACCGGCGAGAGCGGCACCGGAAAATCCCTCATCGCGCGCGCAATCCATGATTTCTCGGATCGTCGTAACGCGCCATTCGTTGTGGTCAGCGCTTCTGATCTCCAAGGCATGGATGGCCCTGCCAGCGTTCTTGCGCGTGCTCGCAGCGGGTCGATCCTGTTTGACGAAGTGGGCGATCTCGATGACGCGACCCAAGGCCGGATCGTTCGTATGTTGGACGTGCTTGATGATACCTCTCCGCGGATTATGGCCACCAGTCAGGATGATCTGACCACCCGTATTCAAAATGGCACCTTCCGCGAAGATCTCTATTACCGTTTGAGCGGCGTAACCCTCGCTGTTCCTGCCTTGCGTGAGCGGGTCGATGACATTCCACTCCTCGCTGAACACTTCCTGTTGAAGGCCGAGAAAGATGGCTTCCCGCTACGCCGTCTAGGGCGGGAAGCTGTCGATCTGACCCGCGCCTACAGCTGGCCGGGTAACGTCCGGCAACTGGAAAACGCCATGCGCAGGCTCGTTGTGACCGCCGCGGAAGAAGAGATCACACGCGCCGAAATGGAACTGATGCTTTCCAACCAGCCCGCAATGGAACCGCTGCGTGGGGAGAGCGAGGGCGACCGTCTTTCTGCCTCCGTTGGGCGGCACCTCCGCCGATATTTCGATCTGCACGGCGGCGCATTGCCTCCACCCGGTCTTTATCAGCGTATCTTGCGCGAAGTTGAGGGCCCGCTGCTCGAAATCGCATTGGATGCAACCGGCGGAAATCAGGCCAAATGCGCTGATCTTCTTGGGATTAACCGCAATACATTGCGAAAGAAGATCACCGACCTCGATATTGAGGTGACACGCCGCCGCAAATTGATGTAA
- a CDS encoding nitrogen regulation protein NR(II), whose amino-acid sequence MIVDKPLWVSLPVPALLLGADDRILDTNPAAESFLNLSAKSLIGAPVWDKVMIDSPLEEAFVRARANLSSLFVNDVDVGSGERPPMQCNIQFAPLTGSDNIMIMMISPREIASRMTTNAHSGRAAKSAIGMAEMLAHEIKNPLAGITGAAQLLSMNLPPEDQELTDLIVEESRRIVKLLEQVEQFGNLRPAERRPVNIHDVLDRARQSASVGFGAHMMFIEDYDPSLPPTFADGDQLLQVFLNLLKNASEAGGDGGSIRLRTFYDPSLRIRRADGNHARLPLQVEVVDDGPGLPPEIAGDVFEPFVSGRENGTGLGLALVSKLIGDIGGWISVDSSPGKTVFRISLPLVPRDLSHTSDKGDS is encoded by the coding sequence ATGATTGTCGATAAACCTCTCTGGGTGTCTCTTCCTGTCCCCGCTTTGCTGCTTGGTGCGGATGATCGCATTCTCGACACCAACCCCGCCGCTGAAAGCTTTCTCAACCTCTCCGCCAAATCCCTGATCGGTGCGCCGGTTTGGGACAAGGTGATGATCGACAGTCCGCTCGAGGAGGCCTTCGTCCGCGCGCGCGCCAATCTCTCCTCGCTCTTCGTTAATGATGTGGATGTCGGCTCCGGCGAGCGCCCGCCTATGCAATGCAACATCCAGTTCGCCCCTCTGACCGGCAGCGACAACATCATGATCATGATGATCAGCCCCCGCGAAATCGCGAGCCGAATGACGACGAATGCCCATTCCGGCAGAGCCGCGAAATCCGCCATCGGCATGGCCGAAATGCTCGCGCACGAGATCAAGAACCCGCTCGCAGGTATCACCGGCGCCGCGCAGCTTTTGTCAATGAACCTGCCGCCCGAGGATCAGGAATTGACCGATCTCATCGTCGAAGAAAGCCGCCGCATCGTGAAGCTGCTCGAGCAGGTCGAACAGTTTGGCAATCTCCGTCCGGCTGAGCGCAGACCCGTCAACATCCACGATGTGCTCGACCGCGCACGTCAGTCCGCGTCCGTGGGCTTCGGGGCGCATATGATGTTCATCGAGGATTACGACCCATCCCTGCCTCCAACCTTCGCGGACGGCGATCAACTGCTTCAGGTCTTTCTCAACTTGCTGAAGAACGCCTCCGAGGCAGGCGGGGACGGCGGCTCCATCCGCTTGCGTACATTCTACGATCCGTCGCTGCGCATCCGTCGGGCGGATGGCAACCACGCAAGATTGCCGCTTCAGGTCGAGGTGGTCGACGATGGCCCCGGTTTGCCGCCCGAGATCGCGGGCGATGTATTCGAGCCTTTCGTCTCAGGGCGCGAGAACGGCACCGGCCTTGGCCTTGCGCTGGTGTCAAAACTCATTGGCGATATCGGAGGTTGGATATCTGTCGATTCTTCTCCGGGCAAAACGGTGTTCCGCATTTCCTTGCCCCTTGTGCCCCGCGACCTTTCCCACACTTCCGATAAAGGAGACAGCTGA
- the dusB gene encoding tRNA dihydrouridine synthase DusB, producing the protein MVQPAPLSIGDLILEPPVALAPLAGITDLPFRQLVARFGVGWVVSEMVASQEMVQARPGVRERAEIGADQARTAVQIAGREAYWMAEAARQLEGQGARLIDINMGCPAKKVTNGYSGSALLKDLDHAVSLIEAVVSAVSIPVTLKTRLGWDDTLLNAPELAARAEAAGVKMLTIHGRTRCQFYKGRADWAAIRAVVTAVKIPVIANGDITDAAAALQAMSASGASGVMVGRGAQGRPWMPALIAFRLFGTPAPVIPRGAALVEMVKGHYEAMLSFYGTDLGSRVARKHLGWYMDDAGTPASLRRKILTASPKEVFLNLEDALLCPESEPV; encoded by the coding sequence ATTGTGCAACCCGCCCCGCTTTCAATAGGAGATCTCATTCTTGAGCCGCCAGTGGCGCTTGCGCCGCTTGCCGGGATCACTGATCTGCCTTTCCGTCAGCTTGTCGCGCGGTTTGGAGTTGGCTGGGTCGTCTCGGAGATGGTCGCCAGCCAGGAAATGGTGCAGGCCAGGCCCGGCGTTCGCGAACGCGCCGAGATCGGCGCAGATCAAGCGCGTACCGCCGTGCAGATCGCGGGCCGCGAAGCCTATTGGATGGCCGAAGCCGCGCGCCAGCTCGAAGGGCAGGGCGCCCGTCTGATCGACATCAACATGGGATGCCCCGCAAAGAAGGTCACGAACGGCTACTCCGGCTCGGCCCTTCTCAAGGATCTCGATCACGCGGTGTCTTTGATCGAAGCGGTCGTCAGCGCCGTTTCCATCCCCGTAACGCTCAAAACGCGCCTTGGTTGGGATGATACGCTGCTCAACGCCCCTGAACTGGCCGCGCGGGCAGAGGCCGCCGGAGTTAAGATGCTCACGATTCATGGCCGCACCCGCTGTCAATTTTACAAGGGCAGGGCCGATTGGGCTGCGATCCGTGCGGTCGTCACGGCGGTGAAAATTCCCGTCATCGCCAATGGCGACATCACCGATGCAGCAGCAGCGTTGCAAGCGATGTCGGCGTCTGGTGCATCTGGTGTGATGGTCGGTCGTGGGGCGCAGGGGCGCCCTTGGATGCCGGCTCTGATCGCGTTTCGGCTTTTTGGCACACCCGCTCCGGTGATCCCGCGCGGCGCGGCGCTCGTCGAGATGGTGAAAGGCCATTATGAAGCGATGCTCTCCTTCTACGGCACTGATCTCGGTTCCCGCGTCGCCCGCAAACATCTGGGTTGGTACATGGACGACGCGGGCACACCCGCTTCGCTGCGTCGCAAAATCCTTACGGCCTCCCCCAAAGAGGTGTTTTTGAACCTTGAAGACGCGCTGCTCTGTCCGGAAAGTGAGCCAGTATGA
- a CDS encoding bifunctional 2-C-methyl-D-erythritol 4-phosphate cytidylyltransferase/2-C-methyl-D-erythritol 2,4-cyclodiphosphate synthase has translation MTTDAVIVAAGRGIRAGGGIPKQWRMLAGRPVLTHAFEALANLAEIRRIAIVVHKDDMQQATEILGHSGALLVAGGANRDDSVRAGLAALAAYDDRPKNVLIHDGARPNLRPEVTRRVLAALETAAAAAPAIPVSDALWKGEFGHVRGVVPRNALFRAQTPQGFHFEAIYAAHQEQDTPAADDVEVARRAGMDVVIVEGDEANIKITRPEDFALVAPFLKATVDMDIRTGNGYDVHRFGEGDHVWLCGVKVPHIKSLIGHSDADVGMHAITDAIYGALGKGDIGQHFPPSDPQWKGAESHIFLRHACALATEMGYRISNVDCTLVCEQPKIGPHQAAMRGALAEIMQLDESRIGVKATTSEKLGFTGREEGIAALATATLIGKSE, from the coding sequence ATGACGACAGATGCGGTCATCGTTGCGGCGGGACGCGGCATCCGCGCAGGCGGCGGGATACCGAAGCAATGGCGGATGCTCGCCGGACGACCCGTGCTCACGCATGCCTTCGAGGCGCTTGCAAATTTGGCTGAGATCCGCCGCATCGCCATCGTGGTCCACAAAGACGACATGCAGCAAGCTACAGAAATATTGGGGCATTCTGGCGCCCTGCTCGTGGCTGGCGGGGCCAATCGAGACGACTCCGTACGCGCTGGCTTGGCGGCGCTCGCGGCATATGACGACCGACCCAAAAATGTACTCATACATGACGGCGCCCGCCCCAACCTGCGGCCGGAAGTCACCCGCCGCGTACTGGCAGCGCTCGAAACCGCCGCCGCCGCCGCGCCGGCGATTCCGGTAAGTGACGCGCTGTGGAAGGGCGAGTTCGGCCATGTGCGTGGCGTTGTCCCGCGTAACGCTCTGTTTCGGGCGCAAACACCGCAGGGATTTCACTTCGAGGCAATCTATGCAGCACATCAAGAGCAGGACACGCCTGCTGCTGACGATGTGGAAGTGGCGCGGCGTGCGGGGATGGACGTGGTCATCGTGGAAGGCGACGAGGCCAACATTAAAATCACGCGGCCCGAGGATTTTGCACTTGTGGCGCCCTTTCTGAAAGCGACGGTTGATATGGATATACGCACGGGCAATGGCTACGATGTTCACCGCTTCGGGGAAGGCGATCATGTTTGGCTTTGTGGGGTAAAGGTGCCGCACATCAAGAGCCTAATCGGTCATTCGGATGCGGATGTGGGCATGCACGCAATTACTGATGCGATTTATGGCGCGCTTGGCAAAGGCGACATTGGACAGCATTTCCCACCGTCCGACCCGCAATGGAAAGGCGCGGAAAGCCATATCTTCCTCCGGCATGCTTGCGCTTTGGCCACGGAAATGGGCTACCGTATTTCAAACGTTGATTGCACTTTGGTCTGCGAGCAGCCCAAGATCGGCCCGCATCAGGCGGCCATGCGCGGAGCCCTCGCCGAGATCATGCAGCTTGATGAGAGCCGGATCGGGGTGAAGGCGACCACTTCCGAAAAACTGGGCTTCACCGGACGTGAAGAAGGCATTGCGGCACTGGCCACCGCCACATTGATCGGGAAGAGCGAATGA
- a CDS encoding phosphatidylglycerophosphatase A, protein MNKLIATVCYTGYLRPAPGTWGSLAALPLAWLIYEAGGYWLLIVLGVVVFFAGVKATEHMAAETGDHDPSCVVVDEVVGQWVALLPVVIGASNAQVEITALWPGWVAAFILFRLFDIWKPGPIGWADRKETAVGVMLDDVFAGIFASIGVVVLAGVAHLWLM, encoded by the coding sequence ATGAACAAACTGATCGCGACAGTCTGCTACACTGGATACCTCAGGCCGGCGCCGGGGACATGGGGATCACTGGCGGCATTGCCTCTCGCGTGGCTGATCTATGAAGCGGGCGGTTATTGGCTGCTCATTGTTTTGGGTGTTGTGGTGTTCTTCGCAGGGGTGAAGGCAACAGAACATATGGCCGCAGAAACCGGCGATCACGATCCTTCATGCGTGGTGGTTGATGAAGTTGTCGGCCAGTGGGTGGCGCTGTTGCCAGTCGTAATTGGTGCCAGCAATGCGCAGGTGGAGATCACGGCCCTCTGGCCCGGCTGGGTCGCGGCCTTTATCCTGTTCCGGCTGTTTGACATCTGGAAGCCCGGGCCGATCGGCTGGGCCGACCGGAAGGAAACCGCGGTGGGCGTGATGCTCGACGATGTTTTCGCAGGTATTTTCGCGTCGATTGGAGTGGTGGTCTTGGCAGGTGTTGCGCATCTATGGCTGATGTAG
- a CDS encoding CinA family protein — protein MADVAPLGQRLLEKARMAGVQIATAESCTGGMVAAAITDWAGSSAIFDRGFVTYTNEAKQEMLGVSATTLDAHGAVSEPVAREMAHGALKNSNATVVVSITGIAGPGGSEFKPEGRVCFGLASDGRCQTETIEFGALGRAEVRTKARDHALELLLTACEHVLAK, from the coding sequence ATGGCTGATGTAGCGCCCCTCGGACAGCGCCTCTTGGAAAAGGCTCGGATGGCAGGTGTGCAGATCGCCACTGCCGAGAGCTGCACCGGCGGCATGGTGGCAGCGGCGATAACTGATTGGGCCGGCAGCTCTGCCATTTTCGACCGCGGCTTCGTCACCTACACCAATGAAGCGAAACAGGAGATGCTTGGTGTATCCGCAACGACGCTCGATGCGCATGGCGCCGTCTCGGAGCCGGTTGCGCGGGAAATGGCGCACGGCGCCCTGAAGAATTCCAACGCGACAGTCGTTGTCTCAATCACCGGCATCGCAGGGCCAGGTGGATCTGAGTTCAAGCCCGAGGGACGGGTCTGTTTCGGCCTCGCCTCAGATGGTCGCTGCCAGACCGAAACGATAGAATTCGGCGCGTTGGGGCGTGCGGAGGTACGGACGAAAGCCCGCGATCATGCGCTGGAACTCCTCCTCACAGCCTGCGAACACGTTTTGGCTAAATAA
- a CDS encoding ammonium transporter, protein MNGADTAWIIVATALVLFMTLPGLALFYGGLVRARNVLSVFMHCYAIACLMSILWLVAGYSIAFGDGNAIWGGLGKMFLNGITADSLSGTLPEVLFFAFQMTFAIITPALIVGAYVERIGFGFVLLFSALWMLFVYAPVTHWIWGGGFLADGGIFGETGVKDFAGGIVVHETAGIAALLLAVFLGPRKNRTTPPHNPGIVMIGAAMLWVGWFGFNGGSQLAADGGAAMALTVTHISAATASLSWALWEKIKFGRASLVGIVTGTIAGLASITPASGFVGPVEALVIGAIAGVLCQEAVNVIRNWLKIDDTLDVFAVHGVGGIFGTIMIAAFGAGSWAAQLGSLIIVGVFTIVATSVLIMIVKAITPLRVDQETETNGLDLSVHGERAYEFNS, encoded by the coding sequence ATGAACGGAGCAGATACCGCCTGGATTATTGTGGCAACGGCACTTGTCCTCTTCATGACATTGCCGGGCCTTGCGCTCTTTTACGGCGGGCTTGTGCGTGCACGAAATGTGCTCAGCGTATTTATGCACTGCTACGCGATTGCCTGTTTGATGAGCATTTTGTGGTTGGTTGCCGGCTACTCTATCGCCTTTGGCGACGGTAACGCGATCTGGGGCGGGCTTGGTAAGATGTTCTTGAACGGCATCACGGCCGACAGTCTGTCAGGCACTTTGCCAGAGGTGCTCTTCTTTGCCTTCCAGATGACTTTTGCGATTATCACGCCCGCGCTGATTGTCGGCGCTTATGTGGAACGGATCGGTTTCGGTTTTGTGTTGCTGTTCTCTGCTTTGTGGATGCTGTTCGTTTATGCGCCAGTGACACACTGGATCTGGGGCGGTGGGTTCCTCGCCGATGGCGGGATCTTCGGTGAAACCGGCGTGAAGGACTTTGCCGGTGGCATCGTCGTTCACGAAACGGCGGGTATCGCCGCGCTCTTGCTGGCTGTCTTCCTTGGACCGCGCAAAAACCGCACCACACCACCGCATAACCCTGGGATTGTGATGATCGGTGCCGCGATGCTTTGGGTTGGTTGGTTCGGCTTCAATGGCGGGTCGCAATTGGCGGCTGATGGTGGAGCGGCGATGGCACTGACCGTGACGCATATCTCTGCCGCGACTGCGTCTCTTTCTTGGGCGCTGTGGGAAAAGATCAAGTTTGGCCGCGCATCGCTTGTTGGCATCGTGACAGGAACGATTGCCGGTCTGGCCTCGATCACGCCTGCATCCGGCTTTGTTGGCCCCGTTGAGGCGCTGGTCATTGGCGCGATTGCTGGTGTGCTGTGTCAGGAAGCGGTCAATGTGATCCGGAACTGGCTCAAGATCGACGATACGCTAGACGTTTTTGCAGTACATGGCGTTGGTGGCATTTTTGGAACGATCATGATTGCGGCCTTCGGCGCTGGCAGCTGGGCGGCGCAGCTGGGCAGCTTGATTATCGTCGGTGTGTTTACCATTGTTGCGACGTCGGTTCTGATCATGATCGTGAAAGCGATCACGCCGCTGCGGGTTGATCAGGAGACAGAGACAAACGGTCTGGACCTGAGCGTCCACGGAGAACGGGCCTACGAATTCAATTCGTAA
- a CDS encoding type II toxin-antitoxin system RatA family toxin, with the protein MPKHSETRKLPYSAQQMYDLVADVASYPKFLPWTAAARIRSRTQHEDYEIMLADLVVSFKVFRESFGSRVVLWRDVKKIDTSYIDGPFHHLESTWQFTECAGGCEVFFSVDFEFKNRLLQGAAGMFFNEAMHRIVSAFEARAKELYG; encoded by the coding sequence ATGCCCAAGCATTCCGAAACGAGAAAACTACCGTACAGCGCGCAGCAAATGTACGATCTCGTCGCGGATGTCGCCAGCTACCCGAAGTTCCTCCCCTGGACCGCGGCCGCCCGCATCCGCTCACGAACCCAACACGAAGATTATGAGATTATGCTCGCGGATCTAGTGGTGAGTTTCAAAGTGTTCCGCGAGTCGTTTGGCAGTCGCGTGGTACTTTGGCGTGACGTGAAGAAAATCGACACGTCATACATTGATGGCCCGTTCCACCACCTTGAAAGCACTTGGCAGTTCACGGAATGCGCAGGCGGTTGCGAGGTGTTCTTCTCGGTCGATTTCGAGTTCAAGAACCGCCTTCTACAGGGCGCGGCAGGCATGTTCTTCAACGAGGCTATGCACCGCATCGTTTCTGCCTTCGAGGCGCGCGCCAAAGAGCTTTACGGCTAA
- the hpt gene encoding hypoxanthine phosphoribosyltransferase yields MSKPAYVIDEMISAKSIAARIEELARDISSEFEDTDKLVVVGLLRGSFVFIADLVRELDLPIEVDFIEASSYGDGMESTREVRILKDLRGQIEGRDVLVVEDIVDTGHTLSHITEYLGTRHPARLRTIALLDKPARREVDFKADWTGFEIPDEFVVGYGIDYAQRNRNLGFIGKVRFVGEDG; encoded by the coding sequence ATGTCCAAGCCAGCATATGTCATCGACGAGATGATCTCGGCAAAATCCATTGCCGCACGGATCGAAGAGTTGGCGCGAGACATTAGCAGCGAGTTTGAAGATACCGACAAGCTTGTAGTCGTCGGACTTTTGCGAGGGTCTTTCGTCTTTATCGCCGATCTCGTGCGGGAGTTGGACTTGCCCATCGAGGTCGATTTCATCGAGGCGTCATCATATGGCGACGGAATGGAATCGACACGAGAGGTGCGAATTCTTAAAGACTTACGCGGGCAGATCGAGGGGCGTGATGTGCTTGTTGTCGAGGATATCGTCGATACAGGGCATACGCTTTCGCATATCACGGAATATCTCGGAACGCGCCACCCTGCCCGCCTCCGCACCATTGCGCTCTTGGATAAGCCAGCGCGGCGGGAGGTGGATTTCAAAGCGGATTGGACCGGTTTTGAGATCCCTGATGAGTTCGTTGTCGGTTACGGGATCGACTACGCCCAGCGGAACCGCAACTTGGGCTTTATTGGCAAGGTGCGTTTCGTCGGCGAGGATGGATGA
- a CDS encoding carbohydrate kinase family protein, with product MPSHDFSAVGFVVLDVLCRYAEEMPPPGGATFVEQITMTVAGTAGATAVDCAILGLNGQLVARVGNDDMGEFLRRKIAAYGVNTDLIQIDDTIQTSASMLPIRPDGSRSGFFVPGTTETLTITPEQFDDVLDAEIIHLGGSGLLTALDGAPSLALLKRARELGRTTVFDLIQATPETIACVKPLLPYIDYFVPSIVEAAAMAGETDPATVARWFKSQGVRNAILTLEGDGVWVDPEEGAPFHLPAHEIDVVDTTGCGDSFTAGIIVGLSKGWSIREAARFANAVAAKVAMGLGSMGQLSSFEDTIEAMNTWPLRQ from the coding sequence ATGCCAAGCCATGATTTTTCCGCCGTCGGATTCGTGGTCCTCGACGTTCTTTGTCGCTACGCTGAAGAAATGCCGCCACCAGGTGGCGCGACCTTTGTTGAGCAAATCACGATGACGGTCGCTGGAACGGCGGGAGCAACAGCGGTCGATTGCGCAATTCTGGGATTGAACGGACAACTGGTCGCGCGCGTCGGAAATGATGACATGGGTGAGTTCCTTCGCCGGAAGATCGCAGCATACGGCGTCAATACTGACTTGATTCAAATTGACGACACCATTCAGACTTCTGCCAGCATGTTACCAATCCGGCCAGACGGATCGCGTTCGGGTTTCTTCGTTCCAGGTACGACCGAGACGCTTACAATTACACCAGAGCAATTTGACGATGTTCTAGACGCCGAGATTATCCACCTTGGCGGCAGTGGTTTGCTGACGGCACTTGATGGGGCACCCTCGCTGGCGCTTCTTAAGCGCGCGCGGGAACTGGGCCGCACCACCGTCTTTGACCTGATCCAAGCCACGCCAGAAACGATTGCCTGTGTGAAGCCTTTGCTGCCCTACATCGACTATTTTGTCCCCTCGATCGTTGAGGCGGCGGCGATGGCGGGCGAAACGGATCCTGCAACCGTGGCGCGATGGTTCAAGTCGCAAGGTGTCAGGAACGCCATTCTAACCCTAGAAGGTGATGGCGTTTGGGTCGATCCGGAAGAGGGCGCGCCATTTCATCTCCCCGCACACGAAATAGATGTGGTCGATACCACTGGCTGCGGTGACAGCTTCACCGCCGGAATCATCGTTGGTCTGTCCAAGGGGTGGTCAATCCGAGAAGCTGCCCGTTTTGCAAACGCTGTAGCCGCGAAAGTTGCGATGGGTTTGGGTTCAATGGGCCAGCTTTCCTCCTTTGAGGATACGATTGAGGCGATGAACACTTGGCCGCTTCGTCAATAG
- a CDS encoding class II aldolase/adducin family protein gives MTTDPEELKKRASIIEHCRKLNSSGLNQGTSGNISIRHGDGMLISPASRPYDSMTPEDIVYVAFGGEATGRWNPSSEWRFHHDILAARPDVMAVVHAHPTYCTVLSIHGREIPAIHYMMAIFGGPNIRVAPYAIYGSQELSDFAVSALKDRTACLLEHHGMIAVGSSMEQAFWMATELETLARQYHGALQIGEPPLLSDQQIQDVIDKIAGYGLSDTAKKEPADAKP, from the coding sequence ATGACGACTGATCCAGAAGAACTCAAGAAACGCGCGTCAATCATCGAGCATTGCCGCAAGTTGAACAGCAGCGGGCTAAATCAGGGCACCTCTGGGAACATTTCCATTCGGCACGGGGATGGAATGTTGATCTCGCCCGCTTCGCGCCCCTACGACAGCATGACCCCGGAAGATATTGTTTATGTTGCATTCGGCGGAGAGGCGACAGGCCGCTGGAACCCGTCGAGCGAGTGGCGGTTCCATCACGATATTTTGGCTGCGCGACCGGATGTGATGGCGGTTGTGCATGCGCATCCGACTTATTGCACGGTTCTATCAATCCACGGCCGCGAAATTCCTGCAATTCACTACATGATGGCCATCTTCGGCGGGCCAAACATCCGCGTGGCCCCATACGCGATTTACGGCAGTCAGGAGCTTTCGGATTTTGCGGTATCTGCATTGAAAGATCGCACCGCTTGTCTGCTTGAGCACCATGGGATGATCGCCGTCGGCTCCTCCATGGAGCAAGCATTTTGGATGGCGACCGAGCTAGAGACGCTGGCGCGGCAATATCACGGAGCCTTGCAAATCGGCGAGCCTCCACTGTTATCGGATCAGCAAATTCAGGACGTTATCGACAAGATTGCAGGCTACGGCCTCAGCGACACTGCCAAGAAGGAGCCCGCAGATGCCAAGCCATGA